From the genome of Methanomicrobia archaeon, one region includes:
- a CDS encoding ATPase has product MAQRGIREYDAKRILAKHIAKFSDGTFTYESKVTLVTPDKSIDAVSAENPWVKTDKLTVKSDQLFGKRGKHGLILVGVTYEEAKEWLDEKMNSVVEVGKSRGKLTHFLIQSYMGVENEYYLAFTGHRDGDYIHFSTEGGVDIEANWDKVTTVNAPIEAKIEDVDLTSIVNAVKAANRKPLEDLIGALFRFYRELQFGFLEFNPFSFKDGEFLPVDTVARLDDTAQFLCSEVWGDVEFPVPFGRELREEERYIKKLDEKSGSSLKLTILNPQGRVWTMVAGGGASVIYADTVVDLGYGEELANYGEYSGDPSTGETYEYAKTLLDLMTREKAEGGKVLIVGGGIANFTDVANTFDGIIMALEEYAEKLKEHGIKIYVRRGGPNYEVGLARIRDAGRRLGLEMEVHGPEMHMTKVVSIALTNLKGGR; this is encoded by the coding sequence ATGGCACAACGTGGCATTAGGGAATATGACGCAAAGAGGATTCTGGCTAAACATATAGCGAAATTCTCGGACGGAACGTTTACGTACGAGAGCAAGGTCACCCTGGTTACACCGGATAAGAGCATAGACGCGGTGAGTGCAGAGAACCCGTGGGTGAAGACCGATAAACTGACGGTGAAGTCAGACCAGCTCTTCGGAAAGCGAGGCAAACACGGGCTCATACTCGTGGGCGTGACCTACGAGGAAGCGAAGGAATGGTTGGATGAGAAGATGAACAGCGTTGTGGAAGTGGGCAAATCCCGGGGGAAATTAACGCACTTTCTCATTCAGTCCTATATGGGGGTTGAAAACGAGTATTATCTGGCCTTTACGGGTCATCGTGACGGCGATTATATCCATTTCTCGACCGAGGGCGGCGTGGACATAGAAGCGAACTGGGACAAGGTCACAACCGTCAATGCCCCTATAGAGGCAAAGATAGAAGATGTTGACCTCACGTCGATTGTGAATGCGGTCAAAGCCGCGAACAGAAAGCCACTCGAAGACCTGATAGGAGCACTGTTCCGCTTTTATCGTGAGCTGCAGTTCGGATTCCTCGAGTTCAACCCGTTCTCCTTCAAGGATGGTGAGTTCTTACCGGTTGATACCGTGGCGCGTTTGGACGATACCGCGCAGTTCCTCTGCTCAGAGGTATGGGGCGATGTGGAGTTTCCGGTACCGTTTGGCCGCGAACTGCGCGAGGAAGAGCGGTATATAAAGAAACTGGACGAAAAGAGCGGGTCGTCATTGAAACTGACCATACTGAACCCCCAGGGAAGAGTGTGGACGATGGTGGCTGGCGGCGGTGCGAGCGTAATCTATGCGGATACCGTCGTCGATCTCGGATATGGTGAGGAGCTGGCGAACTACGGCGAGTACAGCGGCGACCCCAGCACCGGCGAGACCTATGAGTATGCGAAGACCTTACTTGATCTGATGACGAGGGAGAAGGCGGAAGGCGGCAAAGTCCTGATCGTCGGCGGTGGAATCGCGAATTTTACCGATGTGGCAAACACGTTTGATGGAATAATCATGGCACTCGAAGAGTATGCAGAAAAACTGAAGGAACACGGTATTAAGATCTATGTCCGTCGTGGCGGTCCGAACTACGAGGTGGGCCTGGCGCGGATTCGTGATGCAGGACGACGGTTAGGGCTGGAGATGGAGGTCCACGGCCCTGAGATGCACATGACGAAAGTGGTGAGTATTGCACTGACAAATCTAAAGGGGGGTAGGTGA